The Clostridia bacterium genome contains the following window.
TATTCCTGCCGGGCACTTCGAGCTGCAATCTCCACAAAGTAGACATTCATAACACAGATCAGGTTTTTTCTCTTTAAGCTCTGATAAATCAATATCGTTCTTTTTAAGAAATTCACAATTTTCCTTGCAGTTGCCACACTTTATGCAATCCTCAATATCCATGCTTATTCTCCTATATAAAGTATCTATTCTCCATCATACCCAGGTAGTCCAGGCTAAGGTAGTCTTTTATTTTTTTAAAAGTATCATCATTTTTTATCAGCTTATCTTTACTGCTATACTGCACCCACGCCATTGAACACCACGTAATGCCGCGCAGACAGTTAAAAGGCAGATATAATTGCACTTTGTCAAGCAGCTCGTTAAACCGGTCAGCTTCACCAGTCTTTTCAGCATATTTCTTCAGAAACTCTGACTGTTGTTCATTAGTAAGTATTATATCTGTCTTCCAAAAAGTAGTCGTTGGAGCAAGAAAGTGTGCCAAATCCTGTGCAGCCTCCCCAAGTATCGACTTTTCCCAATCAATTAAGCAGCATTTCTCCATATCATCATTAATTATGAAATTTCCCGAATTCACTTCTGTATTTATTATGCAGAGCTTCTTATCCCTGCCCTCCGCCTTGGAGAGTTTGCTTTCAATAATATGAATCAGCCTGCTAATTATGTTTTTTACTTCTTTATCAGCTGTAGAAGAATTTATGTACACTTCTGCCATGGTTTTGCATTCGTCCAGCATCGCCCCCAATGGATTGGATGGTTTGACCAGGAATTCTGCATTTTCAATGCTGCATTTATGTATATCTGCAAAAATTGAGGCTGCCTTGGCCATATCCACATTATAGTCTAATGCGCGTCCTTGCAGGTACTGCATTACAAGCACTCCGAAGGGCAGCATGTCCTTGGCATCGTCCAGATAGTAGGCCTTTGGCGTTCGCTGAGTCCTCTCCAGTGCTTTTAATGCCTTATATTCATACTCTATCTGGTTTTTCAACTTCATCTGGCTTGCTGTGTTTACTCGGAATACAAACTTGTCTCCCGAATCAGGGTGATCAAATGTGTAATTAATGTTATACTCTCCTCTGGCCAGGGGTTCGAGTACCAATCCCATATTGCTTTTTATATTCATCCCTGCCTTGAACCGGTCACTGTTCACATATTTATTCAGCGTTATTTCCATATGCTTTATATTCTCCTTCAGCCTCACACTCCAGCAATCCTGCCTCAATCAGAAACATCCTGGTGTAATTTGGTATCTGACTGAACTTTATTTCATTCATATCAATCATAAACTGCAGATCTTTAAAAGTATCAATGTCGTACCATTCCTTTATAAGTGAATAACTCACACCCAAAGTCCTAATGTGCTGCAGGGTGTTTTCAAACACAGATTTTACACCATAGAAAGTATTATCAAATACTTCATTATAGGCTTTTGTCATGCCAATCAGGTAATATCCCCCATCAAGCGTAGGTCCTATTACTATTTCATTGTCATCCAGCAGCTTTAGAGCAGTGTTGAGCATTTCTTCCGATACCGTAGGAATATCGGTTCCAATAAGCAGACACTTGTCATAGCCCTCACTCAAACACTCCTTGATAGCCTGATGCATTCTATTCCCCAAGCCCCCATCGCACTGCGGTCTTAGTAGAGCTTCACTGCCTAAAATTGCACTAAGCTTATACCTATATTTTTCTGGTGTAAAGTATACAAATACATCTGCATCAACTAATGCAGCAGTTTCATATATATCTTTTAAGAAGCACGTATGCAGCTTAGCACATTGCTCCGGCGTGAAATGAGTCTCCAGCCGTGTTTTAGTTTTGCCAGGCAACGGTACTCTTGTCATCAGTATTAGTGCACTTTTCATCAGTTACCTCACGTCCTTGTATATCTGGTATAATTCCTCTGGGCTTTTACCTAACCAATACAGTATTTTCATTCTATGCATAAAGAGAATAGTACGCAAGATACCCTTCTTCTCAAACCTTCTTGCCGACGTCACAATAGTATTCTTCAGCAGTTTTATCTTGACCGCCTTCCTCAGCCTATTGGAAAACTCCATATCTTCCATAATCGGAATATAGAGAAATCCACCCGTGCTGTGAAATATATCCTTTCTTACGAACATGCCCTGATCACCGAAAATAATGCCAAAAAGCTTTACTCTAAGGTTCGACAAATATGCAATAATTGAAAGCAGCCATTGCTTCTTGTCAAATTTCATAGTGAAGCAACCAGCCGCAAATCCTGATGCTATAGCTTCCTGTACACTCTTTAATGCATTCCTTTCCAGAATGCTGTCACAGTGTAAAAACAGCAGCACATCACCAGTCGCGTGCTCTGCACCCTTATTCATCTGTATGCCTCTGCCTATGTCTGAACTGATTGCAATATAGTTCGACGGTATCAGCTCTTGTGTGCCATCCTTGCTTCCACCGTCTACAAATATTACTTCCTTGTCTCCCTTAAGCTCTTTCAACATCTCCACCAGCTTGCATATGCTTTTTGACTCATTTAAAATTGGGATTATTATTGAAGTCTTCATTTATTCCCCCGACATTATGCATTCAACAGGAATGTTTATAAAAACCTCCTGCCCAATGTTATATTCGCTATTCCCACTCAGAGCAAGTATATTGAGAGGTGTGCCATTAACCAGAACCGAATAATTCATTTTTTCTCCCATGAAAAACTTGCTCTGGATTACCCCCTTAATATAATCAACTGCAGCAATGCTGCTTACACCAATTGATTCAGGCCTCACTGCATATATAATATTCTTATCTATACCTTCATCCGAAAATTCCAAACCAATCTGAGAATAAAACCTGCCACTCCTTCTATACCCTTCAATTAAGTTCAAATCTCCCATAAATCTTGCTACGAATAGGTCCGCTGGTGATTTGTAAACCTCAGCCGGTGTGCCGCACTGTGCCGCAGTGCCATCGTGCAAAACCAATATATTGTCCGAAAGCTGCATTGCCTCTTTTCTATCATGTGTGACCATAATTGTAGTCATTTCAATTTGTTTCTGCAGTCTTTTAATGAATTCACACATTTCGCTTCTCAGATTTGTATCCAAATTGGAAAAGGGTTCATCCATGAGAATTGCTTTAGGTTCAGCCACAAGTGCCCTTGCAATTGCCACCCTTTGCTTTTGGCCCCCTGAGAGTTCATGGGGATATTTGTCCCCCATCCCGCTGAGCTGAACCAACTCAAGGTATTCCAATGCAATACTTCTTTTTTTCTTTTCCTCCATACCCTTCATCTTAAGGCTGAACTCCACATTGTCCCTGGCATTCAGATGAGGAAACAGCAAATAGTCCTGAAAAACCATAGCTATGCTGCGCTTCTGAGTCAGTGTATTTGAAATATCGCATTGTTCCAACGTAATCTTGCCACTATCCTGTTTTATAAGACCTGCAATTATCTTTAGCAAAGTAGTCTTTCCGCAGCCTGATTCCCCCAGAATGCTTAGAAACTCCCCTTTATTAACCTGAAAGCTTATCTTGTCCAGTATTTTTTTGTTATTATAGCTTTTTTCAATTGCTTCAACGGCTAAATAATACATATTTCTCACCTACAAATTTATATAATAATCATTTTTGTTATTTCCGCTCAAATATCTTTCTATTAAAAACGTTGCAATCATTGCTGTTAAGATAAAAACCATACTGTATACCGAAACCTCAGACCTGTTCCCGCTTTGCATAACCGGAAACAAGAGTATCGGAAGAGTCTTTATCGTACCTCCCCCAATTAGAAAAGTCAGCAGGTACTGGCTGAAGGATACAATAAATACAAGCACAGCAGATAAAGACAACGCCGGTTTCATATTTGGCAAATATATATGCAATATAACATCAAAGGTGTTTGCCCCGAGTATCTTTGCCTGCTCACCCAGCCCCCTGCCCAGAAGATCAAAATTGGAGGTAAGTATTTTAATTGCATAAGGCACAGTAGGTATCAGCTGACACAATACAACCCCAATAAAGGTATCAGTGAGTCCCCATTTGAGATAGACAAGATGAAGCCCTATCGAAATGCTTATGGAAGGGATTATTAGCGGCATAAGGAGCATTATCCAAATAAAAGTTCTTCCCTTAAAAGCATATTGTGATATAGCAAATGCAGCAGGCAGGCTGACAGCCATTGCTAAAAGCGTTACTGAAATAGAAATACCCAAGCTGATTGCCAGTGAAAGAATAAATTCCTTTTGCCCCAATATCTGCTGCCAAGTATTCAACGAAAGCTGCTGGGGTAAAATATTAGGCCACTGAAGCCTTTGAGTCAGAGACCATAAAAACAAGAATATCAACGGGATTGTTATGCATGCTCCCATAATAAACAATATTGTCTTTTTCATAACCGCTCCAATATGTATTTAAATTATATTCTTCATATCAGCCATAGCTTTTACTGCTTTGCTGTATGCATATAAAGCCAATAAGCATATAACCGTTATAAGAATATTCACAGCCATCGTTTCCGGCCTATTCTTCAGATCTGGAGATAAATAACTTATATATCCCAGTACAGGCAATGCCTTTGGATATGATGGGCCAATCAGAAAAGGCACTTCAAATGCTCCAAAGTTAAAAGCGAATAGTATTGAGAAAGTAGATAGGATAGATGGCAAGGTAAGGGGCACAAGTACGTTCATAATATACTGCAGTTCGCTGGCGCCAAGATTGTAGGCTGAATCGTAAAACTTAGCGCCTATTGTTTTCATTGTTGCATATAGTACTAAAGCTGCGAAAGGAACTTCCTTCCACACATAAGTTATGATTATCCCCATGCCCATGCTGTCAAAGACCATTTGCGGAAATGCTTCCTGACCGTGCAGCAGTCCCATAGTCCCCATTACTCTTGACAGACCACCGCTCTGTGAAAACATGAGGAAAACTAAAAATGCCGCAGTGAAATGGGGTATGAGCAGAGGAAGTCTCACCAGCTTTTGCACCAGTGCCTCTTCCTTTGTCTTTGAAAGTGCGTAGGCAGCAATAAACCCAAGTATTATAGTTAACACTGTCGATATCACAGCTGTCTGCATACTGAAAATCAGCGAATCCAGAAAAGTCCTATCTTTCAATACAGAGAAAAAATATTTCAAAGTAATACTGTTCAATCCAAGGGCAGGAATATACCCAAGGCTTTGTACTACTAATATGAAAATTGAAAGCAGCATCGGCAGTACAAACAACACCGCCAAAGGAGCCAATAAAATATACGGCATCAATTTATCTTTGAACATATAGGTTATTTCTTCTCCCCTGCAATATTTTTCATCCATAACTCTTCTATCTCAGGCACATGCTTTGAAGGAATCTCTGGCGCCCTGTGTTCTGCAAGCTCCTGCTGATCCATAGCCGCACTTCCCAGATCAAGTTCTGAGAGCTTTGCTTTTTCATCTTTGCTTAGACTTGTGGGGTCAAAGACCGGCAAATCGCCCCAGTTCTGAGGCTCCAACTTGGATAGCTGTGCATCGAAGCTTTCAAGAAAATTCGCGACAACCAAAGCACCAGCCTTATTTCCGGCATTTTGTGGTACTGCTAAAAAGTGTGTATTGCTTATAGTTCCTTCTTCCAGCACAAAGGTTTTTGTATCTTTGGGGAATACTCCCTCTATAACATCTCCAGAAGGCTTTAAAGGCATATATGTCATCGTCATCAAGACTTCACCATCAGCAAACATGCTGTCCAACTGGCCAATAGTCGAGGGGTAGGTATTACCCTCTCTCCACAAATACGGTTTGACGCTATTTAGAAAATCCCATGCAGGCTGCAGGCTGCCTTTGATTTCCTTGTCGTCTATGCTCATATATTGCTGATACCCGCCAGTTGTCATGTACATAATATTTCTTACAAAAGCACTTC
Protein-coding sequences here:
- a CDS encoding phosphotransferase — protein: MEITLNKYVNSDRFKAGMNIKSNMGLVLEPLARGEYNINYTFDHPDSGDKFVFRVNTASQMKLKNQIEYEYKALKALERTQRTPKAYYLDDAKDMLPFGVLVMQYLQGRALDYNVDMAKAASIFADIHKCSIENAEFLVKPSNPLGAMLDECKTMAEVYINSSTADKEVKNIISRLIHIIESKLSKAEGRDKKLCIINTEVNSGNFIINDDMEKCCLIDWEKSILGEAAQDLAHFLAPTTTFWKTDIILTNEQQSEFLKKYAEKTGEADRFNELLDKVQLYLPFNCLRGITWCSMAWVQYSSKDKLIKNDDTFKKIKDYLSLDYLGMMENRYFI
- a CDS encoding TIGR04282 family arsenosugar biosynthesis glycosyltransferase is translated as MKSALILMTRVPLPGKTKTRLETHFTPEQCAKLHTCFLKDIYETAALVDADVFVYFTPEKYRYKLSAILGSEALLRPQCDGGLGNRMHQAIKECLSEGYDKCLLIGTDIPTVSEEMLNTALKLLDDNEIVIGPTLDGGYYLIGMTKAYNEVFDNTFYGVKSVFENTLQHIRTLGVSYSLIKEWYDIDTFKDLQFMIDMNEIKFSQIPNYTRMFLIEAGLLECEAEGEYKAYGNNAE
- a CDS encoding TIGR04283 family arsenosugar biosynthesis glycosyltransferase, whose product is MKTSIIIPILNESKSICKLVEMLKELKGDKEVIFVDGGSKDGTQELIPSNYIAISSDIGRGIQMNKGAEHATGDVLLFLHCDSILERNALKSVQEAIASGFAAGCFTMKFDKKQWLLSIIAYLSNLRVKLFGIIFGDQGMFVRKDIFHSTGGFLYIPIMEDMEFSNRLRKAVKIKLLKNTIVTSARRFEKKGILRTILFMHRMKILYWLGKSPEELYQIYKDVR
- a CDS encoding ABC transporter ATP-binding protein, encoding MYYLAVEAIEKSYNNKKILDKISFQVNKGEFLSILGESGCGKTTLLKIIAGLIKQDSGKITLEQCDISNTLTQKRSIAMVFQDYLLFPHLNARDNVEFSLKMKGMEEKKKRSIALEYLELVQLSGMGDKYPHELSGGQKQRVAIARALVAEPKAILMDEPFSNLDTNLRSEMCEFIKRLQKQIEMTTIMVTHDRKEAMQLSDNILVLHDGTAAQCGTPAEVYKSPADLFVARFMGDLNLIEGYRRSGRFYSQIGLEFSDEGIDKNIIYAVRPESIGVSSIAAVDYIKGVIQSKFFMGEKMNYSVLVNGTPLNILALSGNSEYNIGQEVFINIPVECIMSGE
- a CDS encoding ABC transporter permease subunit, translated to MKKTILFIMGACITIPLIFLFLWSLTQRLQWPNILPQQLSLNTWQQILGQKEFILSLAISLGISISVTLLAMAVSLPAAFAISQYAFKGRTFIWIMLLMPLIIPSISISIGLHLVYLKWGLTDTFIGVVLCQLIPTVPYAIKILTSNFDLLGRGLGEQAKILGANTFDVILHIYLPNMKPALSLSAVLVFIVSFSQYLLTFLIGGGTIKTLPILLFPVMQSGNRSEVSVYSMVFILTAMIATFLIERYLSGNNKNDYYINL
- a CDS encoding ABC transporter permease subunit — its product is MDEKYCRGEEITYMFKDKLMPYILLAPLAVLFVLPMLLSIFILVVQSLGYIPALGLNSITLKYFFSVLKDRTFLDSLIFSMQTAVISTVLTIILGFIAAYALSKTKEEALVQKLVRLPLLIPHFTAAFLVFLMFSQSGGLSRVMGTMGLLHGQEAFPQMVFDSMGMGIIITYVWKEVPFAALVLYATMKTIGAKFYDSAYNLGASELQYIMNVLVPLTLPSILSTFSILFAFNFGAFEVPFLIGPSYPKALPVLGYISYLSPDLKNRPETMAVNILITVICLLALYAYSKAVKAMADMKNII